The proteins below come from a single Xyrauchen texanus isolate HMW12.3.18 chromosome 3, RBS_HiC_50CHRs, whole genome shotgun sequence genomic window:
- the cwc15 gene encoding LOW QUALITY PROTEIN: protein CWC15 homolog (The sequence of the model RefSeq protein was modified relative to this genomic sequence to represent the inferred CDS: deleted 2 bases in 1 codon) → MTTAARPTFEPARGGRGKGEGDLSALSKQYSSRDLPGHTKIKYRQPTQDVPEEVRARDFRRELEERERVAVKSRDRGAREHTTSSSSSSSSKRPRLDQIPAANLDADDPLTDDEDDSDSGSDSDDDTAALLAELEKIKKERAEEQERKEREQKAEEERIRMENILSGNPLLNLAAQQQQQQTQTPNTFSVKRRWDDDVVFKNCAKGVDESRKEKRFINDTLRSEFHKKFMEKYVK, encoded by the exons ATGACCACAGCGGCAAGGCCAACGTTTGAGCCCGCTCGAGGAGGGCGAGGTAAAGGAGAAGGAGATCTCAGTGCTTTGTCCAAACAGTATTCCAGCAGAGACCTGCCTGGACACACCAAGATCAAATACAG GCAGCCCACTCAGGATGTTCCGGAGGAGGTTAGAGCTCGTGacttcagacgtgagcttgaggagagggagagagttgCTGTTAAGAGCAGAGACAGAGGAGCAAGAG AACACACCACATCCTCCTCTTCATCTTCCTCTTCCAAACGGCCACGTCTGGATCAGATTCCTGCTGCCAACTTGGATGCTGACGACCCCCTCACTGAT gATGAAGATGACTCTGATTCTGGTTCTGACAGTGATGATGACACTGCCGCCTTGCTGGCTGAACTGGAGAAGATCAAAAAGGAGCGAGctgaggaacaggagaggaag GAGCGGGAACAGAAAGCAGAAGAGGAGAGGATACGTATGGAGAACATTCTGAGTGGGAATCCTCTGCTTAATCTGGccgcc caacaacaacaacaacaaacacagacCCCGAACACATTCAGTGTGAAAAGAAG GTGGGATGATGATGTCGTGTTTAAGAACTGCGCTAAAGGAGTTGATGAATCTCGCAAAGAGAAACGCTTCATTAATGACACACTGCGGTCTGAATTCCACAAGAAATTCATGGAGAAATACGTTAAATAA
- the LOC127628700 gene encoding protein FAM76B-like yields MMATSALYACTKCNQRFPFEELSQGQQLCKECRIAHPIVKCTFCRSEFQQESKTNTICKKCAQNVKQFGTPKPCQYCNIIAAFIGTKCQRCTNSEKKYGPPQTCEQCKQQCAFDRKDEGRRKVDGKLLCWLCTLSYRRVLQKTKEQRKGLGSSHSNSSLSEKEHQRHHHHHHQHHRHSSHHKISGTLSPEQDQGLWMQSIQKETPKKKPKLETKPSNGDSSSITQSMDSGGTDNFILISQLKEEVMSLKRMLQQRDQTILEKDRKLTELKADFQYQESNMRVKMNNMEKAHKEAMEQQQAKNRELLKQVAALSKGKKFDRSSSSLLLP; encoded by the exons ATGATGGCCACATCGGCCCTGTACGCCTGCACCAAGTGTAACCAGCGGTTTCCGTTTGAGGAGTTGTCGCAGGGCCAGCAGCTCTGTAAG GAGTGTCGAATTGCACATCCTATTGTAAAATGCACCTTCTGCAGGTCAGAGTTTCAGCAGGAGAG caaAACTAACACTATCTGCAAGAAATGTGCACAAAATGTTAAACAGTTTGGGACG CCAAAGCCATGTCAGTACTGTAACATCATTGCTGCATTCATTGGGACCAAATGTCAGCGCTGCACCAACTCTGAGAAGAAGTATGGCCCTCCACAGACCTGCGAACAGTGCAAGCAGCAGTGTGCCTTCGACAGGAAGGATGAAGGAAGGAGAAAG GTTGATGGGAAGCTCTTGTGTTGGCTCTGCACACTGTCATATCGTCGAGTTCTACAGAAAACTAAAGAGCAGCGCAAAGGCCTTGGCTCCTCTCACTCCAACTCTTCCCTCAGCGAGAAAGAACATCAGAGACACCACCATCACCATCATCAACACCACCGACACAGTTCACATCACAA AATAAGTGGTACTTTAAGTCCAGAGCAGGATCAGGGACTGTGGATGCAGAG TATTCAAAAGGAAACGCCAAAGAAAAAACCTAAACTAGAGACAAAGCCATCTAATGGAGACAG TAGTTCAATCACTCAATCAATGGATTCGGGAGGCACGGATAACTTCATATTGATTAGCCAGCTGAAAGAGGAGGTGATGTCACTGAAGCGAATGCTTCAACAGAGAGACCAGACCATCTTGGAGAAGGACCGGAAG TTAACAGAGCTGAAGGCAGATTTTCAGTATCAGGAGTCAAATATGCGGGTAAAGATGAACAACATGGAGAAAGCGCATAAAGAGGCCATGGAGCAACAACAG gcAAAGAACAGAGAGCTGTTGAAACAGGTTGCTGCACTCTCGAAAGGCAAGAAGTTCGACCGCAGCAGTAGCTCACTGCTGTTACCATAG